AATTCTGCCTTGGCAATTTTTTCAATCTCTTTGATTTTTTTTATAATTGGTTTATTTCCTGACATAAAATCTGTTGGTGGCAAACAATATGGATTTAATTTATTTTGTAACAATGAATCTAAAATTATTTTATTTAATTCAATCATCGAATTTTTAACAATTGCAACTCCTCTTGGATCATATTTCCCACCTTTAGTGTGCATGTCATATTTTACAGACCAATAATGTCCATAAGAGCCACCACCATGAACAATAATTATCGGCTCACTGATTTTCTTTAAACTCTTTGAAAGATTACTGATTGTTTTTTTCCTAGGCGATAATGGTTTTTCTTTATTTGTGATGATTGAACCTCCTAGTTTTATTAGAATCATGATGTTCGAAATTATTTAGTCAATTAAAAAGTATCCAGTCCTTTGAAATCAATTTTCACTGAAAAGCAATCATAATTGTTGTCTTTGAATTGTTTGATCGTATTATCTAAATTTGATTTATCTGTTAAAGCAAAAATACATCCTCCTCCACCTGCACCCGTGATTTTTGCTCCAAAAGATCTGTTTTTACCTATTTTGACCATGTCTCTTAATTTATCGTTTGAAATTCCTATTTTTTCAAGATATTCTTGATTCTGAATGACTTTATTCCCTATTTCTTTGATATTGTTATCTTTTAATTCCTTCAAAACATCCTCAATCAATTCGGATTCATTCCTACATAATGTGGAAAACTCTTCTTCGTTTTTTGCTTTGAATTCCTTTACTGCTGCAACAATGGTTTCTGTTGAATGTTCGATGTTTGAATTTGCAATTACTAAATGGAAATTAGGTTGAGATTCTATTGTAGTAAATCCACTCTCTTTATCATACTCCATTATCCCACCATATGTGCAAACAGTACAATCTGCCCCTGAAGTATTCTGAAAAATTGTTTTTTCAGCTTCAATTGCCAGTTTTAGGATTTCTTCTTTGGTTGTATCTGCAAATAATCTAGAAATTGCTGCAGCTCCTGCAACACAACAAGCAGATGACGAACCTAAACCTACCCCTAATGGGATCTCTGATTCTATTATGATCTCAATTCCTATGTCATGATTTTTTATTATTTTATTTGCTAAATAATAAAATGGTTTTAGTGGAGAATTAATTTCTGAAAGTGATATGTTTTTCTCTAATTCTAATTTCCCAATGTTCGATTTGATAGAAATTTTTCTCTCTTTTGTTTTTTCTGCAGTAACTGTGATTCTTTTATCTATGGCACAAAGAATAGCTTTGATTCCATATACTACAAAATGTTCTCCAAAAAGAATTACTTTTCCTGGTGCAGAAGCTTTAGATTTCAAGTGAATACTAAATTCTGATTGAATTATTCGATTTCCTCTTCGGTAATCTTTGTTTCAAAATCATCAATTTCATATTTCATTGATTCGTCTTCCTTTAACTCTCCTCTTTCAATGAGAACTTGACGTACAAGTAACCAGTAAACTGTAGCAAGAGCTTTTCTTCCTCTATTGTTTGCAGGAATAATTACATCTAGATTCGATGTAATGTTATCTGTATTTGCAATTCCTATGATTGGAATTCCTGCATTGGTTGCTTCAATAATGGCTTGTTCATCAACTTGAGGATCTGAAATTAAGACTAATTTTGGTTCAATGTAATATGGTAATGATGGATTTGTTAATGTTCCAGGCATAAATCTTCCAAGAAGTTTCTTTGAATTTAACATCTCACAGAATTTCTCAATTGGTGTTTCTGCATATTGCCTGCCTGAGCAAACTATGAGATTATCTGCTCCTAATCTGTTGATGAATTTGGCTGCAGTTTTAATTTTCTCCAACGTGATGTCTAAATCAAGCATGTAAAGTCCTTCAGGACTGGCTTTGGTGATGAATGATTTCATGAATTTTGTCTTTACTTGAGTTCCTACTCTGATTCCAGTAGCTAGGATCTTCTTTTTAATGTCAGTTGTCTCTGCTTGTTGGCTCATGACGATTTTAAATCTCTACCATACCGCGTATTAAATCATGCTCTGAGAGGCGCAATAATTCATTTAATTTTGCCACTCTTTCTCCTCCCACCACTCCTACTTTGAGCATTTTTGACTTTGTAGCAAGACCAATGTGGGAAATCTGTGAATCATTAGATTCACCCGATCTATGTGATGTGATTAATTTGATATTGTTTTGATTTGCAACACTGGCAAATTCAAGTGCATCATAAAGACTACCTGCTTGGTTTACTTTGAGAATTGCAGCATTACATGATTTTAAGCCAATTGCTTTTGTCAAAATGTCTTTATTTGTAACTGTTAAATCATCTCCTGTAACCAACATGTCTGGGAATTTTGCTGTCAATTCTGCCATATCCTCAAACGCCTCTTCATGAACTGCATCCTCTGCATAAATCAGTTTGAATTTTTCAATAATGCCTGCTGCAAAATCTATTTGTTCTCCAGGAGAATTTTCGAATCCTGCTCTATCATAAACATATTTTCCTTTTTCTTCGTTCCATTGTGTGGATGATGCAAAATCTACTCCTAATGATACTTCTTTACCTAATGTGAATCCTAAATTCTCACAAGCTTTTGTAGAAACTTCTAATGCTTTTATATTTTCTAATTTTGGTGCCCATCCTCCTTCATCTCCTCTCCCATTTGTAAAATGAGGATCTTCTTTTTCTAAAACACTACGTAGTTCTTTGTGAACTAACAAATTTGTTTCAATTGCATCTTCGATTGTTTTTGAACCTGTAGCACAAATCAGAATCTCTTGAATATCAGGTGTTCCAGGACCTGCATGTGCTCCGCCACCTAGAATATTTCCTATTGGAAATGGAAATTTGAATGATGATTCTGATGATAATGTTTGAAACAGTTCCTGACCTAAAGCTTTTGATGCTGATTCCATTGATGCAATTGTAACTGCAAAAGCTAATGCTCCACCTATACTCGAATAATTTGAAGAACTATCCAAACTTTTCAGAGCATCATGAATTTCCTTAAGATCTGAGGACTCTAAACCAATGAATTTTTGAGCATTTTCCTTTAGAATTTTTAGGCTCACTTCTGGTTTTCCATTGGGAAAACTAACTGCTTCATATTTTCCTACACTTGCTCCTGAAGGTGCACAGACTCTGCCTAGAAATTTTCCATCAGATTCTATATCTACCTCGATAGTTTTTGTTCCTCTGCTATTGTATAGAACACGTCCCTCAATTGAGGATATTTTGGCCAAGTTACTCTAACTCAGATTGAACTTCTTGTTTTCTTCTCTGAATTGCTTCATAAAATGGAATTACTTGTTGAATTGTTTCTACAGTCGTCAAAAGCATTCTTCTGCAACAATATCTCTCAATTCCTAAAGAATCCAGAGTTTTAACTGGATCTTCTCCTGCTTTAATTTTATTTTGATAATCCTCAAACTTATCTGCAACTAGATTTCCACAAGTAAAACATCTAACAGGTATTAACATACGAACGAAAAAGCAATCAAGGATTATAAAAACCATGCAAGGAAGTTCCTTTGCGGGCGTCGCCCAGCCTGGCCAAAGGCGCTAGCTTGAGGGGCTAGTCTCTTAGGAGTTCGTGGGTTCAAATCCCATCGCCCGCACTAGAATTTTGAAAATTATTTTTCTAGTTTTTGTAAAGTTTTGATCAATTCACTACGTCTTTTCTCTTCTGTAATTGCTGATCTAACATCATCTACTAGAATTCTATTGACATCTATCTTTCTTCTAGCCTCTTTGACTACTTTGTCATACAATGAAAAAGTGTACAAATTTAGATACAAATTCTCCATTACATCAAAAATTCGCGTAGCTTCATCTATTTTTCCAATTCGAATTTTGTCAAATACCATTCTTTTTAGTTCTCCAATACAATCAAGTAATCCTAAGACATATGATTCTGGCATGACTGATAATTTTTTGTCAGAAGGAATTTCTTTTTTTTCAACAATTGCAATAAGACATGCTGCCTCTACAAATTCTTGCTCTGGGGTAATTAGGTATCTCTCAAGACCGCCAGTTGCTTTTTTCTTGTATTTTTTTAAGAGAATATCTGCCTGTTTTAAATTGTTTTTTCCTGTCTCTAGTTCTCCTTTA
This genomic window from Nitrosopumilus ureiphilus contains:
- the eno gene encoding phosphopyruvate hydratase, producing the protein MAKISSIEGRVLYNSRGTKTIEVDIESDGKFLGRVCAPSGASVGKYEAVSFPNGKPEVSLKILKENAQKFIGLESSDLKEIHDALKSLDSSSNYSSIGGALAFAVTIASMESASKALGQELFQTLSSESSFKFPFPIGNILGGGAHAGPGTPDIQEILICATGSKTIEDAIETNLLVHKELRSVLEKEDPHFTNGRGDEGGWAPKLENIKALEVSTKACENLGFTLGKEVSLGVDFASSTQWNEEKGKYVYDRAGFENSPGEQIDFAAGIIEKFKLIYAEDAVHEEAFEDMAELTAKFPDMLVTGDDLTVTNKDILTKAIGLKSCNAAILKVNQAGSLYDALEFASVANQNNIKLITSHRSGESNDSQISHIGLATKSKMLKVGVVGGERVAKLNELLRLSEHDLIRGMVEI
- the rpsB gene encoding 30S ribosomal protein S2 — translated: MSQQAETTDIKKKILATGIRVGTQVKTKFMKSFITKASPEGLYMLDLDITLEKIKTAAKFINRLGADNLIVCSGRQYAETPIEKFCEMLNSKKLLGRFMPGTLTNPSLPYYIEPKLVLISDPQVDEQAIIEATNAGIPIIGIANTDNITSNLDVIIPANNRGRKALATVYWLLVRQVLIERGELKEDESMKYEIDDFETKITEEEIE
- a CDS encoding translin family protein — translated: MTLKNVKISLNKISKSLGSVQDAREFLLKNTREIIILCSKSIIAVHKGELETGKNNLKQADILLKKYKKKATGGLERYLITPEQEFVEAACLIAIVEKKEIPSDKKLSVMPESYVLGLLDCIGELKRMVFDKIRIGKIDEATRIFDVMENLYLNLYTFSLYDKVVKEARRKIDVNRILVDDVRSAITEEKRRSELIKTLQKLEK
- a CDS encoding DNA-directed RNA polymerase subunit N, whose amino-acid sequence is MLIPVRCFTCGNLVADKFEDYQNKIKAGEDPVKTLDSLGIERYCCRRMLLTTVETIQQVIPFYEAIQRRKQEVQSELE
- the mvk gene encoding mevalonate kinase — encoded protein: MKSKASAPGKVILFGEHFVVYGIKAILCAIDKRITVTAEKTKERKISIKSNIGKLELEKNISLSEINSPLKPFYYLANKIIKNHDIGIEIIIESEIPLGVGLGSSSACCVAGAAAISRLFADTTKEEILKLAIEAEKTIFQNTSGADCTVCTYGGIMEYDKESGFTTIESQPNFHLVIANSNIEHSTETIVAAVKEFKAKNEEEFSTLCRNESELIEDVLKELKDNNIKEIGNKVIQNQEYLEKIGISNDKLRDMVKIGKNRSFGAKITGAGGGGCIFALTDKSNLDNTIKQFKDNNYDCFSVKIDFKGLDTF